In Haliotis asinina isolate JCU_RB_2024 chromosome 15, JCU_Hal_asi_v2, whole genome shotgun sequence, the sequence AGCTGACTGGTGCCATTGTTGCCCGTCTCAGCATCTACACGATGTCTGCAAGAAATGGCGATCCTGAAAACGAAATGCATTATAAACTCGTAATACGTTCCTTTCTTAGAACGCCAGTGAATGTTCCGTTACTGGAATCATAAATGGCGATTATGAGGTTACTATGTAGCAGTAGTATTATGAACATATACttacctgtatattttgtagtAAACAAAGGCAGTAATACAGAATGAGATAATAAAGGTAGATCCCATAGTCACTATAAAATCCACAGTCACGAGGAAGAATTCTGGACTGCACACAGTGGCATCAAAGTCTTCTCTTACTAGCCCCCAAACAGGAGTAAAAGAAATGAAGAAGCAAAAGATCACGCTGCAGGAGATGACGATGCTGATCCgtgtgttgttgatgatgttgtgggAGCGAAGAGGACGGGTGATGTGGACGTATCTGTCAATGCTGACGATCGTGAGCATGTGCATAGATACAGACCCAAGGAAAATGGCGTTGCAGTAAGAAACAAGACATGTCCAGTAGCTCTTTAAGGTTTTGTACTCTAATAGAACCATGACTGTTAGGTTTAGACCAAACCCCAAATCCGCCACCGCCATTGCTCCAATTATGATGTTCGTTGGGGTGTGTAGTGATGTGTGCTTCACGAGTACGACAATGACGATGATGTTGGCAGTGAGGATGCAGATGACGAGAAGGTAGTTCAGGAACAGGCCAAGCACAATCCACGCTGTGGTCATTTTCTAAAGAGAACAGGACAAATAAACAAACGCTTGTATATTGTGACATGTCCTACtgttgcaacatatgtcatatatgggatttcactttcttagtaaagtgcaaattctagtactttttggggttgagtcctgtccgggattccaacccgcaccctcagagtcaggcacctaatcgccagcacacaaagtcagccaaaAATGTACTTGACTTTGTACTTCACAAGaatgtgaaatcccaaataagacatatgttacatttgaccacattctaaatgtcattgtgtaatcatgtcCTACTGGTATTGCTAGAGCAATTACCTGGCTACGACCAACTATGTGCAAGCAtgcctttcagctcaccatatttgaaaaacaacaaagtCAGCAGCAGTTGATGACCTCGTAAACCTTTATATTTTCGAGATTTCTGAAAACATAAACCTGCAGTGGCCATCCTTGACATGAACAATTAAAACATCCATGTCAATAGAATGTACTGACAGAAACTGAATCAAAATTTAGGCATGACCGCATCCACATCCATATTCGCAATGTTATGGCGGCCCAACCCAGAGATTTCTCCTTTGGATTGACAGTGTCACCTGTAGTCTATAAGGAAGTAACGGGTCGTAAACTACCCGAcgtaacaaaacatacacagCATATATGACtatgacaaaatatatcactTCAACATTATAAACATGTCACCAGGCTGAAAACAGTTGTCGAATTGTCTTAAGGCAAACGATTGTGATACCCGTGGCCAATGGTGTCCACAAACCTATGTGTGCCGTAAGagaagactaacgggatcgggagacatgtcatcatatcctaaatcgacgctcatgctgttgatcaccggaacCTTTAGTCCATACTAGGCTTAGCATATATGGTACATAATCGATTAAATCATCCTGATAACAGCATGATGTCGATCTaggcaaatgggatacaatgacatgtaaagCTTGACCAAcagataccgttagtcgcctcttacaacaagtatgtcatgctgaagatcacttctattAGAAACTCATGTAGGACCTCCACTATgatcaaaatgcaaataaacttgtatgtgtttgtattttggtaTCTGGCAAATGAACAACCCCGAATTTCATCGGTCGTAGATGAGGGTTGAAAGTGATGTCTTGAACATACATCAAGTATCCTTCACTGAACATTTTAATATGTGTAGTCCTTTAGAAATATCTTACAAGACTTACAATCTTACAGATTGAATCTACTTTGTGGTATCGCAGAAACCTCCATAATAATTACtgcacattttgtttttgtggtcCTTGAGAAATATcttacaaacacaaaatcttTTCAGGTTTTCCCTTTTCAGACATTCCCACAGTGTTACAATAAAGTATTTGATTGTGTTGGCGTATAAAATCTATGTAGTATACTTACAATATGAATCGACGCCCACCTCAGGTGAGACAGTTCGCGGAACCAAACACCTGCGGCTCTGTGTAAACCTTGCAAAGTATCCACGCGTGTATAAAAGAAACAGTGGGCTCAGCAATTATGTGAAATTGTGAATACATATGCCTTATGGGTGGAGACACGTGGCAAAATCTCCATGATGATTGATGAGAACAACTGCTGTTTGTTTGCATTGGAAGAAGAAGCTAAAATATTCATTTGCAATTATCATTTCTTAATGAACATATAAGGAGATATACAGTCTGCTAGAAGAGATCTTGGTCGATGAGGAAAAGTCGAGGTGGCGGTATGGATGTATTGCATGCTATAGCTTTGCCCAGAATCAATGGAAACGTCGCTCGAAGGGCGATATATGACAGATGATCTGATATGGGGAATGCAATGATACCATTAGCTGAAACTGAAAATTTTAAGGTATATCTAATAGAGATGGTTGAAGCTAATATAATGAAGATAGCTCTTGTATTTTGCATAAAATCAAAGACGGCTCTTCTGAAATAATTCGGGAACGTACTGTACAAGCTAAAATGGGAATTTGTATCAAACCTTTACACAATCATAAAACATATCTGCTCTTCGACTGTATTGTTATTTACTCTGAGACAGATAATCCCATGCGTACGCGCGGAAATATGAGAGTATACTATCTCAACGATGGTATCCGGGATAGGTACATCTGAAAACAAAGCAAATGTTCAAAGCCTTTAAGAAATCTGTTTTTTACGACATTTCAAAGAGGGCGTCATACGACTTTGAACATTTTTACGGGTCCCGCAGGATACGATCACCTTTATATATTGATATTGTCATCACCTTGATATTGATTCATAAACACGTTCCGTCATCATATCTCATAGTCATTGGActttctggtccagaatcgatccgtggaggtcccggggtagaataggccatcagcaacacatgcttgctataaaaggcgactatgcttgtcgtaaaaggctactaacgggatcgggtggtcaggctcgctgccttggtttgcacatgccatcggttcccagttgcgcagatcgatgatcatgttgttggacactggattgtctggtccagactcgattatttacagaccgccaccatatagctggaatattgctgagtgcggcgtaaaactaaacacacacacacacacacacacacaaaatagaATACATCATGAGATATATATAGTCGATGATTTGAGATGTTTTATGATTGTCGAAAGGGTTTTGTCGGTTAATTCAAAACGAAAGAGATATcttcattttattattttcaaccATCTCAGTTACATATACGTTACGTACCATTTCATCTAATGGGAACCATTGACCATCTGTCATATATTGCCGTCTGGGCCACGTTTCCACTGATTCTGAGAAAAGCTATAACGTGCGATGCGTCAAAATCTCCACCTTGACTTTTCTTTATCGACCAAGATCTCTTCTGACAGCTTGTAAGCTCATTGCATTCGCATAAAGAAATGACAActgttcatgaatattttaGCTCCTTCTACAGGGACAAACAAACAGCATCTACATCAAATTTCTACATCAATAACGAACAATGACTTTCATCATGTCTTCTGTCATAAGCCATATGTATACACGGTTCACGATACATGCTGAGCCCACTGTTTGCTTTGTACACTCCCGGATGCTTTGCAAGGTTTACATAGACCTGTATGTGTTTGGTTCAATGAACTCTCTTATGATCTCCTGAGGTGGGTGTCAATTAACATTTATACCATATATACTTCATACACAAACACagtcattattttgttttggtACTGTTGCAACATGAAAAACCTGGAAAAgatagttttttgtttttgtagtaGTAAGATATTTCTAAAGGAGTACAAAACCAAAATGTGCAAAAAGGATTAGGGCACTGTGGGAATTTCTGCGATGTGACAAAATAGATCCATTTTCGTTAACTTGTAACGCATTTCTAAAGGActacaaaatatcaaaagttGTAGAATTTATCACGGCACTATGAGAATGTTTGGGATACGACAATGTAGATCTATTTTGTATAGTTTGCAAGGTATTTCTAAAGGTTTACAAATTCCTTCCTTTACAACATGACAAACCAGCTCCATTTTGTATAGCTTGTAAGATGTTTCTAAAGGACTACAAATCCCAAGACATCATTGTCAACCCTCGTCTAAGAACCACAGAAATCTGGGTTGTTTATTTGCCAGAGAAACGGTGACTAAAGAACCCATATGTGAGTTTGTAATTTGATAATAGCGGATGCCCTACATGAATTTCTACCCGTGTTTGAATTCAACAAGCCACGcatgagaatgaagatttttatggatatcaacttctttatatgagaacacaacgtttcggagttaatgcttactccttcatcaggtgactgagaatggggtacagagccatattatatatgtacattgttttaattgtttaattgttttacctatacatataaaatatagttgatatccataaaaatcttcattcttatgtatttcacttctaaatgcccttcaaacacTTGAAGCCacgcttgtcctaagaggcgagtaacgggataaagtggtcaggcttgctgatttggatgacctatgtcatcgtgtcccagctgcgtagatcgaggTCAGGCGGTTGAGCTACTGGACATGTCTTGTTGCTTACTGCATAGTAACCTCTTAATCTCCATTCATGATTCAAGTATACAGAACGGATAATGGCATCGCTAAAAAGGAACATACCAGGAATTCATTATGCATTTCGTTTTCAGGATCGCCATTTCTTGCAGACATCGTGTAGATGCTGAGGCGGGCAACAATGACACCGATCAGCTGGCTGCTCATCTCAAAGTCTCCAAACTGTTCGCTACTCTGTGTAACTACTTCCTATTCTCTTGGGGACCCTACACCATTGTGAAGTCTATATCGTACACCTGGTCACTCACATGACTGTTCTTTTGGCAGGCGGCAATTCGCATTCGTTTTTCCACGACGAGGACTATGCTTGTTTTGACGTTGATTttgatctgaaaaaaaaacgttACCAGGGACATTGGTTGGGCTCATGCTCACTTACCCTGTTGATTAGGGGGATTAACAGCTATGTCGGAGTATTACGCAAATATTGAGCCTTTCCATGAAATGTGTTCCAGGTCAAGCTGTCTACGAGGGGGATGTGATTAGACCTGATGAGAGATTTGACTGACAATTGTTCAGCACAAACCTGCAGTGACATGACACCTGTAGTTTGTTTTGTTAAGTGATCACTTAAAGTGAACTGTGTTAACACGACAAAGATATATATTCTGTGTATGCCAGACTTACATACCTTATCCACGCTCAGGTTGTCAACTAGTAATGAAACTGTAAAtaaaacacattcactcacacacatagcGGTATCTGCAACCTTTGTTAATCCTTGTTAATAgtacaatgtttgctgtgaagcattcaaaacaaaaataacaatcgAAGTAGAGGTTTCATAAACAGAACATGAACATCCGTGGAGAAATAATAATCATACACATCagtcaaaaatatttatttcctaACACATGTAAAGCGTCTTCGATTGATCAGTTACTATGCACAGTCATTAACCAGAAAGTCTGAGTCCCTGTATTATCAAGTTCATAACAAGGTTCATGTTTCAAATCCTTACCCTCCGCAGACTGAAGTATAACTGACGCTGGTTAGTGTACGCATCCGGCGGTCTGACAAAATAATTATACTTAAGTGTAGTAATGCGTAATGATTACTAGCGTGGTGCAAACTACACACAATTACTCGTGTTTAAAAGAGTTTAGGCAGTCAATTGCTAACGTATCTGACTATCATTACCTTACCGTATCTTATAATGAGGCAGGTGTATTTGTCAGCGGGAGGACTAATTCAGTTATACAAAATAGGTCCTTTTCAAGGGCATATCCTTGTTTCTAACTAATGGCAATTAAGGGGATATGTATGTCTATTTTCAAAAACCCGTTAGGATCGTTAGTTTTAATAATCATTCACACTCAACACAGACAATGCACATATTAATCGCATTACACATACACACTACACATACGGGCATTCACACAGAATACACACAAAGCCATCCTCGCtcaatacaccaacacacaaaccagTACGCACACGATGCATACACATGTCAACACACACATCTCAAAACCTGCCAACAGacacaataaacacacacaccaacgcaacATACACACGCGcgacacactcaaacacacacacacacacgtgcgcgcgcgcgtgcgtgcgaaCTCGAACACGCACCATATGGCGATATCATATTACTTATGTATATAGAAATATTGGATATCAATCATAGATAATCATTACTACTCACATCAACACATTCACAGGTTTGATTGTCAATTGGTCTTAACAGCATGCAGTCGATAGTACTTTGAAATCAGAAATTATTTGAGGACATGTGAAATTGATTGGACAGTTAGATATGTCTTCTGATAGCATAGCACTAGATTGACGCATTCACCTTGAAGTGGATTCATCAAATATAGCTCCAGATATAGGCTGTCGCTGCGATCTATGTTTTGTCAGGCATAGAACAGAAACATGGTGACAATTATGCTGACACTAGTACCAAGTCctgttttattgacattgtCGTTTTAAAACAGATGCTTACACAGCTCTGGGCAAATTGATGATGGCGGAATGAATACATGCCTTGAGAATCAGGAAATGGAAGTACGTACAATAATATCGACTCCAAACGACCAAAGGTTAACTGGAGAGAAATACAAtctcagtgagtgggtgagtaagtgagtgaatggtcGGATCTGTTTTAATGCTTCTGCTAGAAAATTTCAAGCACTATCAAACACTAACACTGTATGCGTGTGATGAGCCACTTTCTCACAAAGCatgcaagaaaagaaaaagaaattaaaagaTAGTAATGACATTTTGTCTCAACCCCTTTGGCTGAatcatcatttttttaaaataaacactGGCACAATAAAGAATTCATTTTGTTAAAGACATATGCAGCCTAAAGGTTTTAATAACTTTTGCTGAACTGAGAAATACCTTTGGTACTGACAAATCATATATGAATGCATCATAAATTATTTCTTTGCATTCACTCTAGTTGGAAAAAAATGTGTTAATGACCAATCAGGATTCATGTATTCAAACATAGAGACTAGTAGTAAGTTACTTGACATTCTAACCCCGGTAAGGGTTCTAGGCACTactatatttatattattgCTAGTGATACGTTTTTCGCCGGTGTGTGATAAATGGGTTGAAAACTTCAATTTGGCATTTCCATCTAGGAAAGATATTTCACTAAGTCTACCTAAGTTTAGGTATTTCACGAAGGATGTAAAACTATTGGAATTCCGACTTAAAATTTTCACACCGTATAGTCTACACTAAGAGAACGAGAGCATTTGCTCCTGCAAAGCTGACAAGGAAAGCATATCCAATGTGTTTTATAGAATGTGAGCTTGACAAAACATTCTGGATGACTGTAGAGCAATACCAGAACTGTTATCTTCGTGAACGGATTAAAGTCGACAACAGTGTTTTTTTCCTTAGTTCCCCTGTCAAATTTAAGTTAACTAGTCATTTAATCTTGAATGCATGTATTATTAAGTAGCCTTAAACGGACAACACtctcatttcatattgtgataaAAACCTTCAAGCAGATATATTCTGTTGAAAAGTTCATTGCGGCAAGAACAATACGGGGACTATGTTTGAAAAAATTGGCTTCTTTGTCTGATGTTTTTGAATAAGTCTAACGACTTCTCACTTGTCTTTACTATTGTTGTTTGGTTTCTAGATGCACTGGATGCTCAGTAAGAATTTGTAACTCAGTAACAATTACTAACTTTACCTTGGCATGTTATGTCAGTTATATTTCATGATGTCAGTTACATTTCCCCTACTTATGCCTTTACTTTACGGTATTAATTACTGTATTTAATAATGAAGCTCCATCAGTCCCTATCTGAAGCTGCTAGTGAGGCTTAGAGTGTGAATGCTATATCTGAACTTGTCTCTACTGCGAACTATTGCCTGTACAACATGTAACCAATATTTCATCTATGTACACACCCATCTTCGGTTGCTATCCATGTAATCAGCTTTAGCTGGGATAAATAAAAGCAGAAAGTTATAATGTCAGAGAGCTACGATGACACCTTGCTTTGAAGTTGTTTACTCGATTCTTAAGTCAACGATTGGGTGAGTATGTATTTTGCACCCACAGGTGAAATTGTACATGTTAAACGTAAGATCGATGTCCTTTAGTGAGAACATGTGTTTGTTGCGGACAATATCTTCAAACAGTGTGCCGTAGAATCGCATAAGCGTCAATATATTACGCAATAGCTGCCACGTTTCTTCTGAGGTGGAAACACATGTTGGATCAAACAGTGCATACCTTATTTACAATGTAATAACATTAATCGTTTGAAGCCTCGTGCTATTGGTAATTAAAATATCGAAGAGTGGAAGCATGTCATTTCTTAGCCTGTTAAACAACATTCCAGTTACAACATGATTTCCAAGTGTATTCGTAGCTCAGGATTGTATAGTAATGCCTTCTAAAAGGCTTATAAAAGACGTTAGATGGATATAGACATAGAGTAATAATGACATAAATAAAgtattttcaatttttattttcatattaccAATTACAGTTGAAGCTGTCTACACCGGCACTCATTGGCACTGAAGAATTAATCCGGTTTAGAGAATGTGCTGTTGAtacatgtacaagccacggatgggactgagattatgccggtgttgaaaacttgccggattggacagataccGGTTTGGGCAATTTCCACTGTATCAAACCCAGGTATTAAACATGGACGCTGTCTAAACTGTAATCGCCAAACCGTTCCGATAAGGAGTTTATCTCAGTTTCACTGTCAGTCCCAAGTTTCTTCCGTGACGTTTTTTCCTGTGACTTTCTTTTACATTCTTGAAGGAAACGATTACTCTTACATTATTACATTATTACATTATTACATTATTATGTAAGTGTTGTACCTGTAATGGGAGTAACTAAAGATTAGATTTGTCCAGTCCAGTCAGCCTGGGGGAAGCTCACTGCACTGattattattttgttatatTCAAAACTCTCCCTCTCGACATCCGCCCTCAAACTCCCCCTTTTCCTCCCTTCCCCCCTCTCACTCTCTTCGTTTCTCTCTTTCACtatctcactctctctccccaATGCTCCTTCTCTGCCCTTCTCTTTCTCCCCCTCTGTCCATCTCTTTCTATCCTCCCAAACTACCTCTCTTCCTCTCCGATCCAACTCCCTCTCTCTTCCCCCTCTCTCTGCCTCCCTCTTTCTGTCCGTTCCAACTCTGTCTTTCTCTCTCCCGCTCTCTGTTtttctctccccctctctcatCAAGCCGCTTTCATCAAGATGAAACCCAGCCAGACATTCTCCTAGTTCCTATTCATGTATCTGTTTGGTCTTTAGACAAACCACACCTGATTATCAATGTAAGTTGCTAAATCCTGGCGTCGTCGAATTCCATCCAGAGTTTGTTGATTAACTGTAGCATGAGTATATCGACCAGAATCTACCTTGACCAACGCTGACAATCGAACGTTGTCATCGACAATAGCCTCGTGTAAATACATCACGTTAATCTCAAGAAAACGGAGCGGCCATTCCATTATCTCTGAGGACCTAGAAATAACATAAGTCGCTGTCATCATTAAGGCATAATCAGTTTTCCAGAAATTGATCTGCTTAGGTCATGATAAGATAAAACCGAAAACTGAAACAACGTTCAAATGAAAATAGTATTCTTAAGCATTTGCTTTCGTGTCTCTTGCTGTTGAGCGTAAAGCGGAAACAGAATTTTCCACCTGAAGGGGGAATGGTTTCTGATGCAGTTTGGGTAGAAGAGACAGAAACGATAAACACGTTGCAGTGTGCCATGTAAAGGTTAGGGTTGAATGTCTGAAGCAAACCCTTGCATGAAATTATTAAGATTACCCAAGCACGCGGTGGTATAAAAaggattatatatattatatatatatacgcctGTATAAATATAACACGGTTTGTGACTTTTTGTCTCAGGTGCACAAAATATTAGTTAATTCATGAAATAGCTAGATTTAGACCAAACGACACTAAGAAAAAAACTGTATGCAGGGGTTCAATTTTTCATATCACCATGATGCACGAACTCCAATCGCTTTGTTTCTTGATAGAAGTTtttgctaaatgtggcataaCGATATACGCAGTCCAGAGGCCATAGTAATGTTTGTCACTGTGATAACTTGTGAATCTGAAAAAAGTATTATTCCACATGATGTCATGCCTTATGTAATTGCACTATGTCATCTCCGATACCTTTATCAGTCAGTGGGTCAAACTGACAAAGgttatatttgatatatttgaacTTGCAATTGATTAAGGTTTGCTTTACAAAGCTTTTAATATATTTGGTCTCATTATCGTTTAATGACATCATTATCCTATCATAGTcctactctctctctctaatgATCCAATTTCAGTTTGTCATTGGCAACGCTGACCTGTTTATTTGTACTACAAAGTGCAGTAAATCGATATTTGTTTCATGACGATTATAATAATTGCAGGAGTGAATGAGTAGGCATCAATGTAGCTCAAAAATGATGTTATTGATAAGTCTAATACGTCTTATTGCAGTCACCTTGAATGAAATGCAAAGTAACAAAGATCCCGGAAGGGTAAAACTAGTAATTTATTTCACAGTAAAATGCTAAATAAACATaggggatgatgatgatgatgatgatgatgatgatgatgatgatgatgatgatacctAATGTTTTAACACTGCTTACCTCAAAGGATGAAAATATCCCTTTTTCAAGATTTAATAACGTgtattttatcataaaatagAGGCCATGTTAAGATGTTTGCTTTCACATGTAATGTATTCTCTGACACAAAATGCCAACACATAGGAACAACCAGTTTTGATTGCCCAACGAAAGAGCTGGGCCACAGTAAAATAGCAGTGAAAACGATATGCACGTCATGACAGTGTTTGCATCCGTCTGAACACGATCTCTTAGATGCAATGCTTGGAGATCAATTCAACTTCAATACTTCATCGTATCcctattgcgtagatcgatgctcatgctattgacccctgggttgtctggcccatactcgtttatttacagacaaccgtttaaatattgctgagtgcggcgttaagcatCAAACAGCCTAATTTCAGTACACAAGGAACGAACTCATAAATGGAACCTCCTTCTTTTGCCTAGCCTCGGTGTAAGATTTCAGTATCTGGTTATTACAACACATGTGCAGGCTGCTTCTCAACCATTTTGACATTATTTCCTCATTCAAGTAATTATGTCAGTATGTTTCAAACTTCTTTGTCTGCAGCCACTGACGATATAAATGACTGACGTCTTGTAGAACTTTCCTTTACATTGCCATGTTGGTCTTTTCGGTTAAATATCTTCGGGAACATCTTCTTTATGATCCTCTTCACCTCCGTCTGACGTAGAGCATAGATTACCGGATTCCCCAAGGAGTTAGAGGCAGCTAAGGACATCCCAATACGACTGAAAACGTGACTGAACCGTTGGCGTCCTCTAAGGTATGAACTTATTATATCAATGAAATGTGGCGTCCAAGAAAACAAAAAGTAGCCGCAGAGGAGTGCAAACAGCTTGGCAGCCTTGAAATGTGAAGCTAACTGGCTGGAGCCTTCGTCTCGTCCAACTGCGATGCGACGGCTGTGGGAGAACGCTACCCTGGGGAAAGGATAATAGTTGTTAGGGATGGACTATTTGATATTTACGGGGAACAGTTAGTTTTGATTAAACGTTTGCATGCAGTTTTATTTCTAGTTGTTTAATCGACAGTTTGGAAGTTGGTGAGTTACGAAATGAAGTGTGAATAACAACTACTAGAACTCCGTTTCAGAATAGATTCCGTTGTCAAGCTAAATGTCGgaagaatctacaccgaaacgtcgctctatacattaaacaaaaaaatgttATCCAAGTGTTA encodes:
- the LOC137264934 gene encoding adenosine receptor A1-like codes for the protein MTTAWIVLGLFLNYLLVICILTANIIVIVVLVKHTSLHTPTNIIIGAMAVADLGFGLNLTVMVLLEYKTLKSYWTCLVSYCNAIFLGSVSMHMLTIVSIDRYVHITRPLRSHNIINNTRISIVISCSVIFCFFISFTPVWGLVREDFDATVCSPEFFLVTVDFIVTMGSTFIISFCITAFVYYKIYRIAISCRHRVDAETGNNGTSQLAAHLKAAKLFATLCGYFLFSWGPYFVVKCLSLIRDRKPLRDEFSQITLLLAAGNSLGNPLIYAFRSADVKHKLQRMFTNALNRSKPTEENQVVPTIHVSTEGDE